In the genome of Sphingomonas sp. LR60, the window CGATCAGAATGCTCGCGAGTGGAGTCGGCGATCCGCAACCGGTGGCGGTTTCGGCGGTGACGAGCGGCCGCTCGCTCGCGCCGCCCGCGCCGGTGCGGCTGCGTGCCACGCGGCGCGGGGATGGTGGGCTCGATGTCCGCTGGGTGCGGCGTAGTCGGCTAGGCTGGCGATGGGGCGACGATGGCGATGCGCCATTGGGCGAGGAGCGCGAACGCTATCGCGTGACGATCGGCGACGGCACCGGCGCGCTGGTGATCGAGAGCGATGCGGCAACGCTGACGGTGCCCGCCGCGACGCTGCCCTCGCTCGCCAGGCATGTGGCGGTGTGTCAGCTCGGCACGTTCGCCGCCTCGGCCACGACCATCAGCCTGATCGAAGGAGAGTGACGATGACCGATGAGGATAGCGCGCGGCTCGGATTGCCGCTGCTCCCAGCGGGGCAGGCGCAGAAGGAAGTGTGGCACAATGAAGCGCTCGCGCTGCTCGACCTCGCCGTGCAGGCGACCGTCGAGGAAATCGACCGCAACGCGCCGCCTTCGGCGCCGGAACCGGGACAATGCTGGATCGTCGGCTCGGCTCCCTCGGGGGCATGGAGCGGACATGCAGGAGCGATCGCAGGGTGGACAGCGGGAGGCTGGCGGTTCGTCGCGCCACGTAAAGGATTGAGCGCACGACACCTTTCGAGCGGGCAGGCCGCCATCTGCGATGGGTTCGGATGGAAGCTCGGCGAAGTGCGCGCGGCGCAGGTCTTGGTGGACGGCGTGCAGATTATCGGTGCGCGAGGTGCGGCGATTACCGTGCCGACCGGTGGTTCCACGATTGATGCGGAACTTCGTGCCTGTGTCGAAACGATCTTGATTATGCTGCGAAAACATGGGCTTATCTCTAGTTGACGGCCTTTGGTGCCCCGGGCTCGGTGTGGCAATTGCGCAACAGGGGGCGGATTTGTCAGCTTGTTCGGAAACCAACCTTTCGATAGGGGTTTGGCTGTCCGTAGTGACACCATGGAAAGGGGATTATGATGCGTAAGCTAGCCATGATCATGGCGCTTGCCTCCACCGCCCTCGCCACGCCCGCGCTCG includes:
- a CDS encoding DUF2793 domain-containing protein; amino-acid sequence: MTDEDSARLGLPLLPAGQAQKEVWHNEALALLDLAVQATVEEIDRNAPPSAPEPGQCWIVGSAPSGAWSGHAGAIAGWTAGGWRFVAPRKGLSARHLSSGQAAICDGFGWKLGEVRAAQVLVDGVQIIGARGAAITVPTGGSTIDAELRACVETILIMLRKHGLISS